A region from the Candidatus Limnocylindria bacterium genome encodes:
- a CDS encoding Glu/Leu/Phe/Val dehydrogenase has protein sequence MASKSAVIDHTQRDPWSVALEQFGIAADKLHLDPNMRAILAECQRELTVHFPVRMADGVVKVFTGYRIQHNTTRGPGKGGIRYHPSVSLGEVKALAMWMTWKCAVVGIPYGGAKGGVVCDPKTMSAQQLETLTRRYTTEIELLIGPDRDIPAPDVNTNSQTMAWIMDTYSMHHGYTALAVVTGKPLSIGGSEGRNEATARGAVYTIIEAAKHLGLDLDGARVVVQGFGNAGSFSAKLMAELGAKVVGLSDTSGGIYNPKGIDPLKVDAYKRETGSVTGFPGTDKVSNAELLELDCDVLIPAAIENQIGEHNAPKITAKIVAEAANGPTSPEADRILFNKGVFLIPDILCNAGGVTVSYFEWVQDLQNLFWREATINARLKEVMVKSFNDVLEMQKKNKVDMRTAAYMVAVARVAEATLTRGIYP, from the coding sequence GTGGCCTCGAAGTCAGCTGTCATCGATCACACCCAGCGAGATCCATGGTCGGTCGCGCTCGAGCAGTTCGGGATCGCGGCAGACAAGCTGCACCTCGACCCGAACATGCGCGCCATCCTCGCGGAGTGCCAGCGTGAGCTGACGGTCCACTTCCCCGTTCGCATGGCCGACGGCGTCGTGAAGGTCTTCACCGGCTACCGGATCCAGCACAACACGACGCGCGGCCCGGGCAAGGGAGGCATCCGGTACCACCCATCTGTTTCGCTGGGCGAGGTCAAGGCGCTAGCGATGTGGATGACGTGGAAGTGCGCCGTGGTCGGCATCCCGTACGGCGGTGCCAAGGGCGGCGTCGTCTGCGATCCGAAGACGATGAGCGCGCAGCAACTCGAAACGCTGACACGCCGGTATACGACCGAGATCGAGCTCCTCATCGGTCCAGATCGCGATATCCCCGCGCCCGACGTGAACACGAACTCGCAGACGATGGCCTGGATCATGGACACCTACTCGATGCACCACGGCTACACCGCGCTCGCTGTCGTCACCGGCAAGCCGCTGTCGATCGGCGGCAGCGAGGGACGGAACGAGGCCACCGCGCGCGGCGCGGTGTACACGATCATCGAGGCCGCGAAGCACCTGGGCCTCGACCTCGACGGCGCGCGGGTGGTGGTGCAGGGCTTCGGCAATGCCGGCTCCTTCTCCGCGAAGCTCATGGCGGAGCTGGGCGCCAAGGTGGTGGGACTCTCCGACACGAGCGGGGGCATCTACAACCCGAAGGGCATCGACCCACTCAAGGTGGACGCGTACAAGCGCGAGACCGGCTCGGTGACCGGATTCCCCGGGACGGACAAGGTCTCGAACGCCGAGCTCCTCGAGCTCGACTGCGACGTCCTCATCCCGGCCGCGATCGAGAACCAGATCGGCGAGCACAACGCTCCGAAGATCACGGCGAAGATCGTCGCCGAGGCGGCGAACGGCCCGACGAGCCCCGAGGCGGACCGCATCCTCTTCAACAAGGGCGTCTTCCTGATCCCGGACATCCTGTGCAACGCCGGTGGCGTGACGGTCTCGTATTTCGAGTGGGTCCAGGACCTGCAGAACCTGTTCTGGCGCGAGGCCACGATCAACGCGCGGCTCAAAGAGGTCATGGTGAAGTCGTTCAACGACGTGCTCGAGATGCAGAAGAAGAACAAGGTCGACATGCGGACCGCGGCATACATGGTGGCGGTCGCGCGCGTCGCCGAGGCCACGCTCACCCGCGGCATCTACCCCTAG